In the Daphnia pulicaria isolate SC F1-1A chromosome 2, SC_F0-13Bv2, whole genome shotgun sequence genome, one interval contains:
- the LOC124326268 gene encoding isocitrate dehydrogenase [NAD] subunit beta, mitochondrial-like → MASIFTKIQLTASLISRPATALLINQRVTQSRAFSAIQAPVSKPEGRTRCTLIPGDGVGPELLYSVQEVFKAAGVPVDFEPKFFSEVQPLMSVSLEDVAESISHNGICLKGSLATPDYSHSGDLQSLSMKLRRKLDLYANVVHVKSLPGVRARHNNVDMIIIREATEGEYSALEHESVPGVVECLKIITADKSHRIAKFAFDYATKFGRKKVTAVHKANIMKLGDGLFLRCCREIAELYPKIKFEEMIVDNTTMQLVSKPTQFDVMVMPNLYGDIIDNLASGIIGGAGVVAGASYSSNCVVFEMGSSHTFSEAVGKNVANPTAMLLSSCNMLNHVGLEYYGNMIQSAVERVLKVGKVRTKDIGGQSSTNEFTLAVINNLRY, encoded by the exons ATGGCTTCCATTTTTACTAAAATTCAATTGACTGCATCACTG ATTTCGCGGCCGGCTACTGCTCTACTTATAAATCAAAGGGTTACACAATCACGAGCTTTTTCAGCTATC CAAGCTCCAGTTTCAAAGCCAGAAGGACGAACAAGATGCACACTGATCCCTGGTGATGGAGTTGGCCCTGAATTGCTGTACTCAGTTCAAGAAGTATTTAAG GCTGCTGGTGTTCCCGTTGACTTTGAGCCAAAATTTTTCAGTGAAGTCCAGCCTTTGATGAGTGTTTCTTTGGAAGATGTAGCTGAATCAATTTCGCACAATGGAATTTGTCTCAAAG GTAGCCTTGCTACTCCTGATTATAGTCATTCGGGAGATTTGCAATCGCTAAGTATGAAACTCCGTCGCAAGTTGGATCTTTACGCTAACGTGGTGCACGTTAAATCGTTGCCGGGAGTGAGGGCCCGTCATAACAACGTTGATATGATTATCATTCGCGAGGCTACGGAAGGAGAATATTCTGCTCTTGAACACGAGAGTGTCCCG GGCGTAGTAGAATGCTTGAAAATTATCACTGCCGATAAATCGCATCGCATTGCCAAATTTGCGTTCGATTATGCCACTAAATTCGGCCGAAAGAAGGTGACCGCTGTACACAAGGCTAACATTATGAAACTAGGCGATGGGCTCTTCCTCCGTTGCTGTCGAGAA ATTGCTGAACTTTATCCTAAAATCAAGTTCGAAGAAATGATTGTCGATAATACAACTATGCAGTTGGTATCTAAACCTACCCAGTTTGATGTCATGGTTATGCCAAATCTGTATGGTGACATCATTGATAATTTGGCATCCGGAATAATTGGAGGCGCCGGTGTCGTTGCTGGAGCGTCCTACTCTAGCAACTGCGTCGTctttgaaatg GGTTCAAGCCACACTTTCTCTGAAGCTGTAGGAAAAAATGTGGCCAACCCAACTGCCATGTTGCTGTCATCGTGTAACATGCTAAACCATGTCGGATTAGAATATTACGGCAACATGATCCAGAGTGCCGTTGAGCGAGTCCTTAAAGTTGGAAAG GTCCGAACAAAAGACATCGGCGGTCAATCGTCTACCAACGAATTTACTTTGGCAGTCATCAACAACCTCCGGTACTGA
- the LOC124326287 gene encoding putative protein TPRXL yields MKFYQQVALVLFAFAVVALAVPTNRPRKPFRPNSNRVHRRIEETTTIRTYQPKYNPFKSTELSTSTTPSVSPLRKNVYSSSSTKISSVKLIEDLSTDPPFIAAPVEEPSDSQSSDPPPSSPESEAEISLAELELSPPILFSTPSPDEVSSSPSRTSSSTSKPLISSTTKKPSSTSAFKKPVLLRPSKSVSPSFKSQQPTLSTSKTLASSVPPSTSGTSLRVPKTVASPIFPSKPSQTSATLVTPSTSAPSSLRSPKSLAPPLFSSFSQTPKSPVSTVLSQPSFGPAPTRSEKSVNLQTSDDSANSASANYSFSYKVTDPQTSQDFGHSENRVGNHTKGRYDVLLPDGRRQVVDYQILNDSGYVADVSYQG; encoded by the exons ATGAAG TTTTACCAACAGGTAGCTCTGGTACTTTTTGCTTTCGCCGTAGTTGCATTAGCCGTGCCAACAAACAGACCAAGAAAACCGTTCAGGCCCAACTCCAACAGAGTGCATAGGCGAATAGAAGAAACTACGACGATCCGAACTTATCAGCCAAAATACAATCCCTTCAAATCAACAGAATTGTCGACGTCGACTACACCATCAGTTTCACCTTTACGGAAGAATGTTTATTCCTCATCTTCGACGAAAATTTCATCAgtcaaattaatagaggatcTTTCTACTGATCCCCCATTTATTGCTGCTCCTGTAGAAGAGCCATCCGATTCACAGTCTTCCGATCCTCCCCCTTCTTCGCCTGAATCTGAAGCGGAAATTTCACTTGCGGAGTTAGAATTATCCCCTCCTATTTTATTCTCTACTCCATCTCCGGATGAAGTATCTTCTTCACCTTCGCGAACATCGTCTTCAACCTCCAAACCACTGATTTCATCCACTACAAAAAAGCCTAGCTCCACTTCCGCTTTCAAAAAACCAGTTCTTCTCCGGCCTTCTAAATCTGTGTCTCCTTCATTCAAATCTCAACAACCCACCCTCAGTACTTCCAAAACCTTGGCTTCTTCAGTACCCCCTTCCACCTCTGGCACATCTTTACGGGTTCCCAAAACTGTGGCTTCTCCAATATTTCCATCCAAACCATCGCAAACTTCGGCTACCTTAGTAACTCCTTCAACCTCTGCCCCATCATCTTTACGTAGCCCAAAAAGCTTGGCTCCTCCACTATTCTCTTCCTTTTCACAAACACCCAAATCACCTGTTTCAACAGTATTATCGCAACCCTCCTTTGGCCCAGCACCAACTAGAAGTGAAAAATCTGTCAACCTCCAAACGTCAGATGACTCTGCCAACAGT GCATCGGCAAACTACAGCTTCTCTTATAAGGTCACTGATCCTCAAACTAGTCAGGACTTTGGCCACAGTGAGAACCGCGTCGGAAACCACACTAAAGGGAGGTACGACGTTCTCTTACCTGATGGTCGTCGCCAGGTTGTCGACTACCAAATCCTCAATGACTCTGGTTATGTAGCCGATGTCTCATACCAAGGCTAA